A part of Molothrus aeneus isolate 106 unplaced genomic scaffold, BPBGC_Maene_1.0 scaffold_30, whole genome shotgun sequence genomic DNA contains:
- the CNIH2 gene encoding LOW QUALITY PROTEIN: protein cornichon homolog 2 (The sequence of the model RefSeq protein was modified relative to this genomic sequence to represent the inferred CDS: inserted 3 bases in 3 codons) produces the protein MAFTFAAFCYMLTLVLCASLIFFVIWHIIAFDELRTDFKNPIDQGNPARARERLKNIERXCCLLRKLVVPEYCIHGLFCLMFLCAAEWVTLGLNLPXLLYHLWRYFHRPADGSEGLFDAVSIMDADILXYCQKEAWCKLAFYLLSFFYYLYSMVYTLVSF, from the exons ATGGCGTTCACCTTCGCCGCCTTCTGCTACATGCTGACCCTCGTGCTCTGCGCCTCCCTCATCTTCTTCGTCATCTGGCAC aTCATCGCCTTTGACGAGCTCCGCACGGATTTCAAGAACCCGATCGACCAAGGGAACCCCGCGCGGGCG cgcGAACGGTTAAAAAACATCGAGA TTTGCTGCCTCCTGCGCAAg CTGGTGGTGCCCGAGTACTGCATCCACGGGCTCTTCTGCCTCATGTTCCTGTGCGCGGCCGAGTGGGTGACGCTGGGGCTgaacctgc tgctgctctacCACCTCTGGAG gtaCTTCCACCGCCCGGCCGACGGCTCCGAGGGTCTCTTTGACGCCGTGTCCATCATGGACGCCGACATCC GCTACTGCCAGAAGGAGGCCTGGTGCAAACTGGCCTTTTACCTGCTCTCCTTCTTCTACTACCTGTACAG tATGGTGTACACACTGGTGAGCTTCTGA